The DNA segment GCGCGAGACGTTCGACGCCGCGCTGGACACTTGCGAGAAGATCGCCGCCGACCTGTTCGCGCCGCACAACAAGAAGAACGACCAGCAGGAACCCGAATTCGACGGCGACACCGTCACCATCATCCCCGAGGTCGGCACCGCGCTGAAGGCCTTCTGCGAGGCCGGCCTGATGGCCGCCGGCCAGGATTACGAGCTGGGCGGCATGCAGCTGCCGGTAGTCGTGGAAAAGGCCGGCTTCGCCTACTTCAAGGGCGCCAACGTTGGCACCAGTTCCTATCCCTTCCTGACCATCGGCAACGCCAACCTGCTGCTGACGCACGGTACGCCGATGCAGGTCGAGACCTTCGTCAAGCCGGAGATGGAAGGGCGCTTCTTCGGCACCATGTGCCTGTCGGAGCCGCAGGCCGGCTCGTCGCTGTCGGATATCACGACGCGCGCCGAGTACGAGGGCGAATCGCCGCTGGGCGCGCAATATCGCCTGCGCGGCAACAAGATGTGGATTTCCGCCGGCGAGCACGAGCTTTCGGACAACATCGTCCACCTGGTGCTGGCCAAGATCCCCGGCCCGGACGGCAAGCTGATCCCGGGCGTGAAGGGTATCTCGCTGTTTATCGTGCCCAAGTACCTGGTCAACGAGGACGGCTCTCTGGGCGAGCACAACGACGTGGTGCTGGCCGGCCTGAACCACAAGATGGGCTACCGCGGCACCACCAACTGCCTGCTGAACTTCGGCGAGGGCATGAAGTACAAGCCGGGAGGCAAGGCCGGTGCGATCGGCTACCTGGTGGGCGAGGCGCACAAGGGCCTGGCCTGCATGTTCCACATGATGAACGAGGCGCGCATCGGCGTGGGCCTGGGCGCGGTGATGCTGGGCTATACCGGCTATCTGCATGCGCTCGACTATGCGCGCAACCGTCCGCAAGGCCGCCCCGTCGGCCCCGGCGGCAAGGACGCCGCCAGCCCGCAGGTGAAGCTGGTCGAGCACGCCGATATCCGCCGCATGCTGCTGGCGCAGAAGAGCTATGTCGAGGGTGGCCTGGCGCTGAACCTGTATTGCGCGCGGCTGGTTGACGAAGAAGAAGCCGCTGCCACCGCCGGTGACCAGGAAGCGCACGCGCGCCTGGCGCTGCTGCTCGACATCCTGACCCCGATAGCCAAGAGCTGGCCGTCGCAATGGTGCCTGGAGGCCAACAACCTGGCGATCCAGGTGCATGGCGGCTACGGCTATACCCGCGAATACAACGTCGAGCAGTTCTACCGCGACAACCGCCTGAACCCCATCCACGAAGGCACGCACGGTATCCAGGGCCTGGACCTGCTGGGCCGCAAGGTGGTGATGAAGGATGGCGCCGCGTTCAAGCTGCTGGGCGAGCGCGTGCAGGCCACCATCGGCCGCGCGCTGGCCGCGGACGATGCCGAGCTGGCGGGGCAGGCGCGCGCGCTTGGCGCCGCAACGCAGCGCCTGGCCGAAGTGACCCAGACGCTGTGGAGCGCCGGCGATTCCAACGTGACGCTGGCCAACGCGTCGGTCTACCTGGAAGCCTTCGGGCATGTGGTGGTCGCGTGGATCTGGCTGGAGCAGGCACTGCTGGCGCAAGCCGCGCTGGCGCAGGCGAGCGGCAAGGAAGACCAGGACTTCTATCGCGGCAAGCTGGCCGCGGCGGCGTACTTCTTCCGCTTCGAGTTGCCCAGGGTCGGCCCTCAGTTCGACCTGCTGGCGTCGCTCGACCGCACCACGCTGGACATGCAGGACGCGTGGTTCTGACCTCTGGTTCTGACCGATTACTACTGATTCAAAGACAACCAAGGAAGAGACACATGCGCACCATCCAGCAACTGTTTGACCTGAAGGGCAAGACCGCACTGATCACCGGCGGCTCGCGCGGCCTTGGCCTGCAGATCGCCGAGGCACTGGGCGAGCAGGGCGCGCGTATCGTGCTGTCGGCGCGCAAGGCCGACGAACTGCGCGCGGCGCAGGAACACCTGAAGGGCCTGGGTATCGAGGCCGACTGGATCGCCGCCGACGGCTCGCAGGAGTCCGAGATCGCACGCCTGGCCGACGAAGCCATCGCCAGGCTTGGCCACGTCGACATCCTGGTCAACAACGCCGGCGCCACCTGGGGTGCGCCGGCGGAAGACCATCCCGTGGAGGCGTGGGACAAGGTGATGAACCTGAACATCCGCGGCCTGTTCCTGCTGAGCCAGCGCATCGGCAAGCTGTCGATGATCCCGCGCCGCTATGGCCGCATCATCAACGTGGCGTCGATCGCTGGCCTGGCCGGTAATCCGCCGGGGTCGATGGACACCATCGCCTACAACACCTCCAAGGGCGCCGTGGTCAACTTCACCCGCACGCTGGCGGGCGAGTGGGGCGAGCACAACATCACCGTCAACGCGCTGGCACCGGGCTTCTTCCCGTCCAAGATGACCAAGGGCTCGCTGGAGCGCATGGGCGTCGATGCGATGTGCGCCGGCGTGCCGCTGCACCGCCTGGGCGACGACGAAGACCTGAAGGGCGCGGCGCTGCTGTTCGCCAGCGATGCCGGCAAGCACATCACCGGGCAGATCCTGGCGGTCGACGGCGGCGTGAGCGCAGTCTGAGCGACAGCCTGCGTTTGCGGCAATAATGCGGGATCGGCGCCGGCGGGCAAGCTGCCACCGGCGCCTCTCCAACCCCCACTTCCACTCGCATTGCCATGAACCAGTACACCGGCTCCCTGAGCCATATCCCGTTCCTTGCCGACCTCGGCGTGACCTGCACTGTCGCAGAGGGCGGGCGCAGCGAGATTTCGCTGCCGGTTGAAAAGCGTCACCAGAACAGCTGGGACATGGCCCACGGCGGCGTGATCATGACGCTGCTCGACGTGGCCATGGCGGTGGCCGGCCGCAGCAGCGATGCCGATGGCCGCGGCGTGGTCACCATCGAGATGAAGAGCAGCTTCATGGCGCCGGGCCGTGGCCAACTGACCGCGCGCGGCACCACCGTGCATCGCACCACCACCATGGTGTTCTGCGAGGCCGAGATCGTCGATGCCGAGGGCAAGACCGTGGCGCGCGGCTCGGGCACGTTCAAGTACATCCGGCGCATGCCGCCGCAGCGCCCGGGCGAAACCGATACCGGCGCCGACGGCTGAGCGCCGGCGCCAGGACATGCGGGGCGGATCACGCCCCGCTTTAGCAGTTTCCATGCAGTTTCCATCTCCCATTGGAAGGAACCCGACCATGTCCAACACGTTCAAGCGCATCGTCCTGGCCTCGCGTCCCGAGGGCGCGGTGACGCCGGCCAATTTCCGGCTGGAAGAAGTGCCCGTGCCGCAGATCGCCAACGGCCAGGTGCTGGTGCGCAACCACTACCTGTCGCTCGACCCGTATATGCGCGGGCGCATGAACGACAGCAAGTCGTACGCCGCGCCGCAGCCGCTCAACGAGGTGATGATCGGCGGCACCGTTGGTGAAGTGGTGGAGAGCAAGAACAGCAAGTTCAAGCCGGGCGACAAGGTCGTCGGGATGTTCGGCTGGCAGGAAATGGGTGTCAGCGACGGCACCGGCCTGCAGCCCGTCGATACCACGCATATTCCGCTGTCGGCCTACCTGGGCTCGGTCGGCATGCCGGGCGTGACCGCATGGTATGGCCTGAACAAGATCATCCAGCCCAAGGCGGGCGGGACCATCGCGGTCAGCGCCGCGTCGGGCGCGGTCGGCAGCGTGGTTGGCCAGCTGGCCAAGCTGGCGGGCTGCCGCGCGGTTGGCTTTGCCGGCGGCAAGGACAAGTGCGACTACGTGGTCAATGAGCTGGGGTTCGACGCCTGTATCGACTACAAGGCGGCGAAGGATCCCAAGGAGCTCTACACCATGCTCAAGGAAGCCACGCCCGACGGCATCGATGGCTATTTTGAAAACGTCGGCGGCGAGATCTTCGACGCGGTGCTGTCGCGCATGAACGCCTTCGGCCGCATCGCCATGTGCGGCATGATCGCCGGCTATGACGGCCAGCCGCTGCCGCTGAAGAATCCGCAGCTGATCCTGGTCTCGCGCCTGACGATCGAGGGCTTTATCGTCTCCGAGCATATGGACGTGTGGCCGCAGGCGCTGAAGGAGCTGGGCACCGCGGTTGCGCAGGGCAAGCTGAAGTTCCGCGAGAGCATCGCCGAAGGCCTGGCCAGCGCGCCGGAAGCCTTCATGGGCCTGCTCAAGGGCAAGAACTTCGGCAAGCAGCTGGTCAGGCTGGTCTGAGCGCAGCACCGGCACCCCCGTGTCCCCACGGGTTTGCCGGGCAGGACAACGCAGGCAATACAAGAGGAGGAGACACCCATGAATGCCCCGCAAGTTCCGCAAGTCCAGCAAGTTCCCCAGGCAACCGATGACGAGATCGGCGCCGGCCTGCCTGAAGAGGTCAAGGCCCGCTACCGCAACCTGCCGCGGCCGCCGCAGTTTGCCACCGCCGCCGAAGAGCGGCTGCACCGCAAGCAGCGCGTGGCCGCCGCCTTCCGCCTGTTCTCGAAATTCGGCTTCGATGAAGGCGTGGCCGGCCACATCACGGCGCGCGATCCCGAGTTCACCGACACCTTCTGGGTCAATCCCTTCGGCGTGCATTTCAGCCAGGTCAAGGTCTCCAACCTGATCCGCTGCGATCACCACGGCGACGTGGTGGAGGGCGATTACCCGGTCAACGCCGCGGCCTTCGCGATCCATTCCCGCGTGCACCAGACCCGGCCCGACGCGGTCGCCGCCGCGCACTCGCACAGCACCTATGGCCGCGCCTGGTCGACGCTGGGCCGCCCGCTCGATGCGCTGACGCAGGACGTGTGCGCGTTCTACAACGACCACGCGGTCTACGACGATTTCGGCGGCGTGGTGGTGGAGCTTGACGAAGGCCAGCGCATCGCCAACGCGCTCGGGCAGAGCAAGGCCGCGATCCTGCAGAACCATGGCCTGCTGACGGTCGGCAAGACCGTCGACGAGGCCGCGTGGTGGTTCATCACCATGGAGCGTTCGTGCCAGGTGCAACTGCTGGCCGAAGCCGCCGCGGCGCGCACGCAGGCGCCCCTGAAAGTCATTTCCGACGCGGCCGCGCGCCAGGCGTTCTCGATCGTCGGCACTGCGCAGGCGGGCTGGTTCCAGTTCCAGCCGCTGTACGCGCGCATCGTCAAGGAACAGCCCGATCTGCTGGACTGATCGCCGGCATCGGGTGTTGCAGCACGGCCGCCGGCTGGCGGCCATTCTTGCAGTCGTTCCACTGACAGGGAGGTGGCTCGCATGGCAGACATCATTCTTCACCAGTACGCAACCTCGCCGTTCTCGGAAAAAGTCCGGCTGCTGCTGGGCGCCAAGGGCCTCGCATGGCAGGCGGTGGAAATCCCCGCCATCCTGCCCAAGCCCGACCTGCTGTCGCTGACCGGCGGCTACCGGCGCACGCCGGTGATGCAGGTCGGCGCCGACATTTATTGCGACACGGCATTGATCTGCGAGGTCATCGACGCGCTGGCGCCATCCGCGCCGCTGTATCCGCCCGTGCAGGCCGCGGCGGCGCGCATGATGGCGGCGTGGTTCGACAGTGCGCTGTTCACTGCCGCCGCGACTTACGTGTTCCAGCCGGCCGGCGTCGCCAGCATGCTGGGCCATTTGTCGCCGGCGCAGATCCAGGCGTTTGTCGCCGACCGCAAGGCCATGCGGGGCGACACCAACGCGCTGCGCATGCCGTTGCCCGAGGCCACCGCGCAGCTGCATGAAACCTTCGGCAGAGTGGAAACGCAGTTTGCTGCCGGCGTCGAGCATGTCGCCGGGCCATTGCTGTCGGTGGCGGATTTTTCGCTGTACCACAACCTCTGGTTTATCCGCCGCGCCGGCGCGCTGGCGCAGATGCTGGAGGCGTATCCCAGGCTGCAGGCCTGGTATGCGCGCATGAATGCCTTCGGCCACGGGCGTCCCCGTGTGATCGACGGCGAGCAGGCCATCGGCGTGGCGCGCAGCGCCGACCCGGTGGCGCTCGAAGAAGGCGTGCGCGAGGGTGAAGGCGTGCAGCAGGGCGACCCGGTCACGGTCACGCCCACCGACTACGCACGCGACCCGGTGGCAGGCGTCTTGCTGGCACTGGGCCCGCACCGCGTCACGCTGCGCCGGCAGGACCCGCGCGCCGGCGCGCTCAACGTGCATTTCCCGCGGCAGGGCTACCAGGTGCAGCGCGCCGCCTGAACCGGCGCTGCGCTGCGTCGCTGCGCGCGGCCATCCACCTACAGATTTCACGCGACAGGACAGACGACATGAAGGATTTTTCCAACAAGGTAGCCGTCATCACCGGTGGTGCTTCGGGGTTTGGCAAGGAATTTGCCCGCATCGGCGCCGATCTCGGCATGAAGCTGGTGCTGGCCGACGTGCAGGAAGACGCGCTGGACGCGACCGTGGCCGAATTCAAGGCGCGCAACGTGCCGGTGATCGGGCTGCGCACCGATGTGTCGCGCGCCGAGCAGGTGCAGGCGCTGGCCGATGCCGCCATGGAGGCGTTCGGGCAGGTCAACCTGCTGTTCAACAATGCTGGCGTGGGCGCGGGGGGACTGCTCTGGGAAAACTCGCTGCGGGACTGGGAATGGGTGCTCGGCGTCAATCTCTACGGCGTGATCCACGGCGTGCGCATCTTCACGCCGCTGATGGTGGCCGCCGCGGAGAAGGACCCATCGTACCAGGGCCATATCGTCAACACCGCGTCGATGGCAGGACTGCTCAACCCGCCGGCGATGGGCGTGTACAACGTGTCCAAGCACGCGGTGGTGTCGCTGTCGGAAACGCTGTACCAGGACCTGGGGCTGGTCAGCGAGCAGGTGCGTTGCTCGGTACTGTGCCCGTATTTCGTGCCCACTGGCATCAACCAGTCGCAGCGCAACCGGCCGGCGGAGCTGGCCAACCAGACGCCGCCGACGCGCTCGCAGCTGGTGTCGCAGGCGCTGTCGGACAAGGCGGTCGGTTCCGGCAAGGTGACCGCGGCCGAGGTCGCGCAGCAAACCTTCGATGCCATCCGCGCCGATAGCTTCTATATTTATTCGCATCCGCAGGCACTGGCGCCGGTACGCCAGCGCTTCGAGGACATCGTCGGGCCGCGCAACCCCGGCGATCCCTTTGCCGACAAGCCCGAAGTCCGTGCGGGCCTCGTTGCCGCGCTGCGCGGCTGACACGCCAACGCTACCAACGAGGAGCCACGCACATGGAGACCACCATGGCCGCCCCCGCCGCCGTGATCCGGCACCTGCAGTACGCCAGCCTGTCCAACGGCACCCGTCTGCACTACGCCAGCGCCGGCGAGCGCGGCAAGCCGCTGATGCTGTTCGTGCACGGATTTCCCGAATTCTGGTACGAATGGGAAGCCCAGCTGGCCGAGTTCGGGCGCACGCACTTCGCCGTCGCGCCCGACCTGCGCGGCTTTAACCTGTCGAGCAAGCCGGGCGACGTAGCGTCCTACCGACCGCGCCATATCGTCGAAGACCTGGTGCAGTTCATCGGCGCACTGGGTTATGACCAGGCCATCGTTGTCGCGCACGACTGGGGTGGCGCGATCTGCTGGAACCTGGCGATCCAGTTCCCGCAACTCGTGCGCCAGCTCGTCATCATCAACTCGCCGCACCCGTACCTGTTCGCGCGCGCGCTGGCCACCGATCCGGAGCAGCAGGCCGCTTCCGCCTACATGAACTGGCTGCGCAAGTCCGGCTCGGAAAGGGCATTGGCCGCCAACGACTTCGCGCTGCTGGACCGCATGCTGGCGGATGCCGACGGCAAGCCGGCCGCGTGGTACACGCCGGAGACGCGCGAGCGCTACCACGCCGCGTGGTCGCAGCCGGGCGCAGAGGGTGAAGAGGGCGTGCATCCGCTGGCCGGCGGCGTCAACTTCTACCGCGCCTCGCCGATGCGGCCGCCCGGCGATGGCGAAGCGGGACCGGACCTGTCGCAGCTGGATCCGGCCAGGTTTGTCATCCGCGTGCCGACGCTGGTGATCTGGGGCGAACGCGACCGCGCCTTGCCGAAATCCCTGCTCGATGGCCTGGAGGACTTTGTCACGGACCTGCGCCTGGAGCGCATCCCGGACGGCACCCACTGGGTCGTCCACGAGCAGCCGGAGCACGTCAACCTGCTGATCCGCAGCGCATTGCCAGCGGGCTAGCCGACGACGGCCAGGCTGTGCTCCGCCCAGGCCTGCGCCACAAGTTCTGACGCAGGCCCCGGCGGCCAGCGTCAGGCCAGGCGCTCGCGGTACAGGCGGTAGTTCTCGTCGTCGAAGCAGACGAAGGTCACCTGCTCGATCTCGGGCGCTGCCGCCAGTGCCTCGCGCACCGCGGCTATGGCGATATCCGCCGCGCGCTCGCGCGGGAAGCCGTAAATGCCGGTGCTGATATTGGGGAAGGCGAGCGTGCGCAGGTGGTGCTGCGTGGCTACGCGGATGCTGTTGCGGTAGGCGTCGGCAAGCTGTTCGTCCTCGCCTTGCCCGCCGCCGTGCCAGACCGGCCCGACCGCGTGGATGACGTACGGCGCGGGCAGGCGCCCGCCGGTGGTGATGACTGCCTCGCCGGTGGGGCAACCGCCGTTCGCGTCGCGGATCGCGCGGCAGGCCTCCATGATGGCGGGGCCGCCGGCCCCGTGGATGGCGCCGTCAACGCCGCCGCCGCCCAGCAGGCCGCTGTTGGCCGCGTTGACGATGGCATCGACTTCCATCCGGGTGATGTCGCCATGGACTACCTGCAGGTGCTCGCCGGTCATGTCGTCTCCTGGTTTGAGAGCGCGCCCGCCGCGGTGCCGGCGGGCCATCTTGCTGCTACGTACTACATGGATTGCTCAAGCATACGCCGATAATCGGCCGCGCTGGCTTCTTTGGGGTTGGTCTTGTGGCAATGGTCGGCCAGCGCGCCGGCGATCACCTTGTCGAACATGTCCTCGGTGACGCCCATCTGGCGCAGGCCGGTGGGCAAGCCCAGGCGCGCGGTCATGTCATGCACGGCTTGCGCGAGATCGGCGCCGTCGGGCAAATGCATGGCGCGGCGCAGGCGCGCGTAGCGGTCGTCGCGCACCACCGTGGGCGCGTCGGCGTTGAAGCGCAGCACCGCCGGCATCACCACCGCGTTGAGCGTGCCGTGGTGCAGGCCGGTGCGGCCGTCGATCTTCAGCCCGCCCAGCGGGTGCGACAGCGAATGCACGCAGCCCAGGCCCTTCTGGAATGCCATCGCGCCCTGCATCGATGCGCTCATCATGTTCAGCCGCGCGTCGCGGTCCTGGCCGTCGCGGGTGGCGCGCTCGATATGGGTCCAGCCGCGCTCCAGCCCGTCCAGCGCGATGCCGTCGGCGGGCGGGTTGAAGGCGGGGGCGAGATAGGTCTCGATGCAGTGCGCGATCGCATCCATGCCGGTGGCAGCGGTCAGCCCCGCGGGCAGGCCCAGCGTCAGCTCCGGATCGCAGATGGCCGACTTGGGCAGCAGGTGCCACGAGTGGAAGCCCAGCTTGCGTCCGTCGTCCAGGATGATGATGGCGCCGCGCGCCACTTCGCTGCCGGTGCCCGAGGTGGTGGGCACGGCGATCAGCGGCGCGGCCTGGTCGGTGATCTTGATGCTGCCGCCTTCGATGGTGGCATAGGTGGTCAGCTCGCCCGGGTGGGTGGCGAGGATGGCGATGCCCTTGGCCAGGTCGATCGACGATCCGCCGCCCACCGCCACCAGCCCGTCGCAGCCGGCCTCGCGGTATTGCCCGGCGGCCTTGCGCACCATCGCCTCGGTCGGGTTCGACGGCGTCTCGTCGAACACCGCGACCTGCAGCCCCTGCATCGCGTCGATGGCGCGCTGGGCCACGCCGGCGGCGACCACGCCCTTGTCGGTCACCAGCAGCGGACGGCGGATGCCGATGCGTTCGCACTCCGACTTGAGCAGGCTGACTGCGCCGAAATCCAGGTGGATGTTGGTCAGATAGTAGATAAACGCCATATTTGTTTGTCTCCTGCAGGGTTCTGCCGCGATCTGGGGTCCGGGTAAGGCACTGGCCAGGTGCGCCGCCTTCGGTTTCAATGGGTTGTCGTGGCCCCGTGCCGCGCGTCAGCCGATCATCGCGCAAAAACTGGCCGCGTGGCAGGCTGGCGTGAGGCTTTTGGGGTTATCTCGTACTGCCTCGTTTCAGAAACATCTGGCATCATACTAAAATCGAACGATCGTTCACTATTCGAACTTCCACCGATGCGGGCGGCGTCCGCGACACGCCGGCCGCTGCAGCCGGAGTTCGGATTTAACTGATTTCTTCATGTCCGCCGTACCGTCTTCCGACAACCCAACGCCCGGCCTGCCGTCGGCGCCGCTTGACCCGCAGGTGGCGCAGCTGCTGGAACTGATCGCCCGCGCCAAGCGGCCGCCGATCAACGCACTGGATCCGGAGGACGCCAAGATCGCCTACGAGAAAAGCGCGCCGATCCTCGACATCAGCCCGCCCGCCGTGCACACGACCGAAGACCTGCACGTGCCTGCGCGTGATGGCCATGCCATCCCGGCGCGGCTGTACACGCCGCGCGAGGCCAGCTGGGCCGAGCCGTTGCCACTGCTGGTGTACTTCCATGGCGGCGGCTTTACGGTCGGCAGCGTCAGTTCGCACGACGCGCTGTGCCGGCTGCTGTGCAGCCAGGCCGATTGCATGGTGCTGTCCGTGGATTACCGCCTCGGACCGCAATGGCGCTTTCCCACCGCGGTCAACGACGCGTTCGACGCGCTGCACTGGATTTTTGCGCAAGCCGGGCGGCTGGGCGCCGACCCGGCCCGCATCGCGCTGGGCGGCGACAGCGCCGGCGGCACGCTGGCAGCGGCCAGCGCGGTGGAGGCACGCAACGCAGGGCTCGCGCCCGTGTTGCAGATGCTGCTCTATCCCGGCACCTGCGCGCGCCAGGACACGCCATCGCACCGCGCGCTGGCCGAGGGCTACCTGCTGACCGCCGGGATGATCCGCTGGTTCTTCTCCCAGTACCTGGACCAGGAAGCCAGCCGCGACGACTGGCGCTTTGCCCCGCTGGACGGTGGGGGCACCGGCGCCGATGTGCGCAATGTGTGCCCGGCGTGGATCGCGGTGGCGGGCTACGACCCGCTGCATGACGAAGGCGTCGCATACGGCGCCAAGCTGCGCGCCGCCGGCGTGCCGGCCACGCTGGCGAACTACCCCGGCATGATCCATGATTTCTTCAAGCTGGGCCGGTTCGTGCCGGCGGTGGCGCAGGCGCATGCCGACGCCGTTGCCGCGCTGCGCACAGCATTCGACCAGCCCTGAACACAAAAAAGCAGCACCGACAATTTTCAGCAGTGACTTGCAGCACAAGGAGACCTAGTCAAATGCAACGCCGCCATTTCCTCGCCCGCGCGGGCCTCGCCGCCGCCACCGCAGCCATCGGCCTGGCCGCCATGCCTGCCCAGGCACAGGCCGACAAGTTCCCGCAGCGCCCGATCCGCCTGGTGATCGGCTATACCGCCGGCGGCTCCACCGACATCCCGTTCCGCGTCCTGGCCGAGAACGCGTCCAAGATCCTGGGCCAGCCGGTGATCGTCGAGAACAAGCCCGGCGCCGGTGGCGTGCTGCCCGCGCAGATGATGCAGGCGACCGCGCCCGACGGCTACACGCTGGCGCAGGTCGCCATGCCGGTCTACCGCCTGCCGTACACCACCAAGATCAACTGGGACCCGGTCAAGGACCTGAACTACATCATCAACCTCGCCGGCTATTCGTTCGGCCTGGTGGTGCCGGCCGATTCGCCGATCAAGACCATGCAGGAGTACGTCGCCTACGCCAAGGCCAATCCGGGCAAGCTGACCTATGGCACGCCAGGCAGCATGACCACGCTGCACCTGACCATGGAGGAGCTGGCGCTGAAGCAGGGCGTGCAGTTCTCGCACATCCCTTACAAGGGCAATGCGGAATCGATGCAGGCACTGCTGGGCGGCCACGTGATGTCGGTGGCCGATACGCCGGCCTGGGCGCCATACGTGGAGCAGGGCAAGCTGCGCCTGCTGTCGACCTGGGGCGAAAAGCGCTCGGCGCGCTTCCCCAACGTGCCGACGCTGAAGGAACTGGGCATGGGGATCGTGCAGACCTCGCCGTTCGGCCTGGTCGCGCCCAAGGGCACGGACCCGAAGATCGTGCAGAAGCTGCATGACGCCTTCAAGAAGGCGATGGAAATGCCCAACTACCGCGAATCGCTGGCCAAGTTCGACATGGAGCCGTTCTACATGAACAGCCAGCAGTACGCACAGTTCGCGGCCGAAACCGTCAAGAAGGAAAAGGCGATCATCGAGAAGCTTGGCCTGGCCAAGCCGCAGTAAGCCAGCGCCGATTCCATTCAGCCAGGCCGCCGCGCCTGCCGGCCCTGTGCCGGCGGGACGGCGGCCTGATGCTATGCATCGCTCAGGCAAGCAACCAAGGAGACCATGTCAATGGCCAAAGAGGAGTTCCGCCACACCATCCCGCTGCGCGTGCGCTGGTCCGAAGTCGACCCCCAGTCGATCGTCTTCAATGCGCACTACCTGACCTATTGCGATATCTGCGTGACCGAGTACTGGCGTGCGCTGGGGATCCGCTATCCGGAGGACGTGCTGCACGCGCATGGCGTGGATATCTTCGTGGTCAAGTCCACGCTTGAATATCACGCGTCGGCGCGGTTTGACGATGAGCTGGAACTGCGAGGGCGCATGGCGCGGCTGGGGCGGTCCAGCATGTTGTTCCGGGTGGAGATGTACCGGGGCGACGAGCACCTGATCACCGGTGAAATCGTCTATGTGTGCGCGGACCCGGCGACGCAGCAGTCGGCGGCGATCCCGGGGGTGGTGCGGGAGATTATCGAAGGGTATGAGGTGGTGAAGCCGGCCATGTGACTGGCCAGAGGCGCCACCATCCTGTCGGCGCCCACGCCTTAGCTCCAGTTCTTTGCAAAAGTCACTGCAAATAGGACGTTTCCGATTGCTTCTCGTCGCCGATTTCGGCCCACTGATATTCGGTAAAAGCCGATTTCGCACGAGGAGCAATGATGCCAGATACTCGCTACGCACTCCGGAACGGAGACAAGACCAGCACTAGTGGCGTACTTGTCGCCACGGGCCGCAGCGTCTTCCACCATGACACGACGATAGGTGTGGAAGGTGACTACGCAACCTGCCCAGTCTGTAAAGCTGGCGGTCCTGTGATGAATGACTGCTACCCAGCTTTCGATATTGGCGGAAAGCAGGTATTGGTCAGTGGTGCGCACGTCTACTGCAGGTGCCAAACGAAGCCGGTCGTGCTGCCATCGCAACATGATTTCACCATCGAGGTAAACCGGCTAGGCCGCAGCATCGCTACCAACCCTGGGCCCTCCACGATTCTTGGTGAAACCAGTTATACGGGCAGTCATAAATGCGACGAGCTAATCGTTCTAGTGGACGAGGATGGCTATCCAGTGGCCCACCAGCGCTACAAAATCACCACAGAAAATGGATGGATTCATGAGGGCATGACCAACGAGGCCGGTGAAGCGAGTCGGATTAGCACCGATGGTCCGAGCAAGCTCACGATCGAATTGGTATGAGTGAAGTCATGTCAAATTTCATGCGGAACAATGTCGCTACAACGAATTCCCGTGACGGCAGCCGGCATGCTGTCATCGTCGAAACGCGCTACGTAAAACTGGATGAGAATACATACGGTTGGCTAAGAATCGCCTTGGCCGATGGTGGCTTTGATTTTCTCTGCGAATATACCAAGGTGACAATGGTGAAAACAGAGAATGGGCGCACCCATTTCAAGGTCGCTGATGGATGGAGCGCCAGTGTTGGTAAAACGGCGAGCCTGTCCGAAGAAAACGCCGCAAAGCATTTGGTGAAATCCGCCCCCGCTAACAGAATGGAGACCGTGAGGATAAAGTATGGCCCACGAAAGGAGGAGGTGTCGCCGTTTAAAGGTCGGTTGTTGCAGCAATG comes from the Cupriavidus sp. P-10 genome and includes:
- a CDS encoding NADP-dependent oxidoreductase codes for the protein MSNTFKRIVLASRPEGAVTPANFRLEEVPVPQIANGQVLVRNHYLSLDPYMRGRMNDSKSYAAPQPLNEVMIGGTVGEVVESKNSKFKPGDKVVGMFGWQEMGVSDGTGLQPVDTTHIPLSAYLGSVGMPGVTAWYGLNKIIQPKAGGTIAVSAASGAVGSVVGQLAKLAGCRAVGFAGGKDKCDYVVNELGFDACIDYKAAKDPKELYTMLKEATPDGIDGYFENVGGEIFDAVLSRMNAFGRIAMCGMIAGYDGQPLPLKNPQLILVSRLTIEGFIVSEHMDVWPQALKELGTAVAQGKLKFRESIAEGLASAPEAFMGLLKGKNFGKQLVRLV
- a CDS encoding acyl-CoA dehydrogenase, producing MSMILSRRDLNFILYEWLKVDELTRIPRYADHSRETFDAALDTCEKIAADLFAPHNKKNDQQEPEFDGDTVTIIPEVGTALKAFCEAGLMAAGQDYELGGMQLPVVVEKAGFAYFKGANVGTSSYPFLTIGNANLLLTHGTPMQVETFVKPEMEGRFFGTMCLSEPQAGSSLSDITTRAEYEGESPLGAQYRLRGNKMWISAGEHELSDNIVHLVLAKIPGPDGKLIPGVKGISLFIVPKYLVNEDGSLGEHNDVVLAGLNHKMGYRGTTNCLLNFGEGMKYKPGGKAGAIGYLVGEAHKGLACMFHMMNEARIGVGLGAVMLGYTGYLHALDYARNRPQGRPVGPGGKDAASPQVKLVEHADIRRMLLAQKSYVEGGLALNLYCARLVDEEEAAATAGDQEAHARLALLLDILTPIAKSWPSQWCLEANNLAIQVHGGYGYTREYNVEQFYRDNRLNPIHEGTHGIQGLDLLGRKVVMKDGAAFKLLGERVQATIGRALAADDAELAGQARALGAATQRLAEVTQTLWSAGDSNVTLANASVYLEAFGHVVVAWIWLEQALLAQAALAQASGKEDQDFYRGKLAAAAYFFRFELPRVGPQFDLLASLDRTTLDMQDAWF
- a CDS encoding SDR family oxidoreductase, producing MRTIQQLFDLKGKTALITGGSRGLGLQIAEALGEQGARIVLSARKADELRAAQEHLKGLGIEADWIAADGSQESEIARLADEAIARLGHVDILVNNAGATWGAPAEDHPVEAWDKVMNLNIRGLFLLSQRIGKLSMIPRRYGRIINVASIAGLAGNPPGSMDTIAYNTSKGAVVNFTRTLAGEWGEHNITVNALAPGFFPSKMTKGSLERMGVDAMCAGVPLHRLGDDEDLKGAALLFASDAGKHITGQILAVDGGVSAV
- a CDS encoding PaaI family thioesterase; translation: MNQYTGSLSHIPFLADLGVTCTVAEGGRSEISLPVEKRHQNSWDMAHGGVIMTLLDVAMAVAGRSSDADGRGVVTIEMKSSFMAPGRGQLTARGTTVHRTTTMVFCEAEIVDAEGKTVARGSGTFKYIRRMPPQRPGETDTGADG
- a CDS encoding class II aldolase/adducin family protein produces the protein MNAPQVPQVQQVPQATDDEIGAGLPEEVKARYRNLPRPPQFATAAEERLHRKQRVAAAFRLFSKFGFDEGVAGHITARDPEFTDTFWVNPFGVHFSQVKVSNLIRCDHHGDVVEGDYPVNAAAFAIHSRVHQTRPDAVAAAHSHSTYGRAWSTLGRPLDALTQDVCAFYNDHAVYDDFGGVVVELDEGQRIANALGQSKAAILQNHGLLTVGKTVDEAAWWFITMERSCQVQLLAEAAAARTQAPLKVISDAAARQAFSIVGTAQAGWFQFQPLYARIVKEQPDLLD